In the Thermodesulfovibrio yellowstonii DSM 11347 genome, one interval contains:
- the tmcD gene encoding electron transfer complex subunit TmcD yields MFNWDWETKEKFICDVNEYKKKFSFVHELLASPDGEKLAATVEIEDKKVTPCINGKTWNSSYERICFLNFLPDNSIACLVLQNYEWTLAVEENLLEETFDYAWNLQFSKDASTIAFNIKKGDSYGVCINGKVWENLFFDTRDLFISPDGKKTASYVRTKNPQVLDIFTFKEGVWTVVVDGVAWDKNFISVYGCNFSPDSEKVSATVRLSQQEFSVAANGEIWNEIFPYAWEPLFVDENHICVPVKTQKGFTLAMNGKTIWDKYFVQLWNQRVSTDKKKIAAVVATDFGKWTIAVDGIPWNRTFSQAVLPPQFSPDGKKVAAVVRENNQWTVAVDGIPWKRGFERVWSPQFSPDSSHIITKAEKEGVYFIVLDGEIGKDTFDILWEPQFSPDGEKILVRCIKNGRYYRKILTIGEILR; encoded by the coding sequence ATGTTCAACTGGGATTGGGAAACTAAAGAAAAATTTATCTGTGATGTTAATGAATATAAAAAGAAGTTCTCTTTTGTCCATGAGTTGCTTGCAAGCCCAGATGGAGAAAAATTAGCTGCAACAGTTGAGATAGAAGATAAAAAGGTTACACCATGTATAAATGGAAAAACATGGAATAGTTCATATGAAAGGATTTGCTTTCTAAATTTTCTTCCTGACAATTCCATTGCTTGTCTTGTTTTACAAAACTATGAATGGACATTGGCAGTAGAGGAAAACCTTTTAGAAGAAACTTTTGATTATGCATGGAATCTTCAGTTTAGTAAAGATGCTTCAACAATAGCATTCAACATAAAAAAAGGAGACTCTTACGGAGTTTGTATAAATGGTAAAGTATGGGAGAACTTATTTTTTGATACAAGAGATTTATTTATTTCTCCTGATGGTAAAAAAACCGCATCTTATGTCAGAACAAAGAATCCTCAGGTTCTTGATATATTCACTTTTAAAGAAGGTGTATGGACTGTAGTAGTTGATGGCGTTGCATGGGATAAAAATTTTATTTCAGTTTACGGATGCAATTTTAGTCCGGATAGTGAAAAAGTTTCAGCAACAGTAAGGCTTTCACAGCAGGAATTTTCTGTTGCTGCTAATGGTGAAATATGGAATGAAATTTTTCCTTATGCTTGGGAACCGTTGTTTGTAGATGAAAATCATATTTGTGTGCCAGTGAAAACTCAAAAAGGTTTTACACTTGCAATGAATGGTAAAACAATTTGGGATAAATACTTTGTTCAACTTTGGAATCAAAGAGTAAGTACAGATAAGAAAAAAATTGCTGCGGTAGTTGCCACGGATTTTGGAAAATGGACTATTGCAGTTGATGGGATACCGTGGAATAGGACATTTTCTCAGGCTGTTTTACCTCCTCAATTCAGTCCTGACGGGAAAAAAGTGGCTGCGGTTGTAAGGGAAAATAATCAGTGGACTGTAGCTGTTGATGGGATACCATGGAAACGAGGATTTGAGAGAGTCTGGTCACCTCAATTTAGTCCTGACAGTTCTCATATTATAACAAAGGCAGAGAAAGAAGGAGTCTATTTTATAGTTTTAGATGGAGAAATAGGAAAAGATACCTTTGATATACTGTGGGAACCTCAATTTAGCCCTGATGGTGAAAAAATTCTTGTAAGATGTATTAAAAATGGCAGGTATTACAGAAAAATTTTAACAATTGGAGAGATTTTAAGGTAA
- a CDS encoding TrmH family RNA methyltransferase: MLDLIEDPQNFGAILRIADAAGVHAVIYKKNKD, encoded by the coding sequence ATTCTTGATTTAATTGAAGATCCTCAAAACTTTGGAGCAATTCTGAGAATTGCTGATGCAGCAGGTGTTCATGCAGTTATATATAAAAAAAACAAGGATTAA